One Aegilops tauschii subsp. strangulata cultivar AL8/78 chromosome 2, Aet v6.0, whole genome shotgun sequence genomic window, TTTCTTTTCAAATTTATGAACTAATTTAAATGTTTCTGGACTTTGTCAAATGCACAATTTTTTCCGTAAACTTTTTCCACATCTATGAAGTTTTTTAAAATTTTGTAAATCTGCTTCAAAGTCAACTATCTAGCGGTCAAAGGTCAACTTCGTTGGGGAACGAGTGATCTATACCTAGAGAAGAGAAAAAAACTGAGCATAAGCGAGGGAAACAAAGGGAAGAGCTAAAGGGGCTGGCCCAGTATGGCGTCTTCATGCCCTAACTCAAGGAACTGGCGTCAGAGGCACCGAATAGGAGGTCTCCTCTAGCAGCCAGCTGGTTAGTCCATTTTTGCTTCTATGCTTACTAACCCATTAGTCTTTAATAATGGTTGTAGTTAGTAAAAAATGGGGCCATGATTTTGGGGGCCTTTTGCAGTTGCACAGGTTGCACCTACGATTTTCTTTTTCAAAACAAGCAATGCAAAGTTGCCTATCATTTTCATTGAGGGAGAAAGGTAATTTAAATTACATATTTTTCAGATGAAATAGAAAATCCTCTTGATCACCTAGATGAAGAAACACCCACACCACCAACCGCCTAAAGAGATACCCCACTCCTCGCTAAACCCAGCCTCATTCCGCCTTGCTAGGaggcattattattattattattatttgaaATTGCGATCATGCTATGGTGTAATGCACTAATTTTTTGCCatcaattttattttttaaataaCATGGAAAATTTAATATGCATTTGCCATGGCAATTTCCGCCAATGGCACCACCAGCGGAAGAAACAGTTTTTTTCCATTTGAGTGAAGAACAAAATTATTACTTTTACAAACATGCCAAAATTTCTTATACAAGCATGGCAATTTTGGTCATACTTATTGTTATTTTTTTCATACATGACAAATTTCTGATACAAAGCATGTCAATTTTCATTAAAAGCAATTTTAATATACATCTGCCATGGCAATTATGGTCCTTTTTTGTGTAATGTTCATTCTTTTCATTGTATTTCTTTGCCATGACATTTTCCAAACATAATTTTGTTGCAATGACAATTCTAGAAAATTTTGTAACGAGACAACATCAACTAATGATGATTTTTACCAATGGCAAATTTGTGCTCCACTTTAGTTTTTTTCACATATGGCATTTTTGCCATGATTTGCATATGATGTTTTCTTAAATACGCATGAGTGTGCGTATCATATATTAAAGAAGAAAGGGGGAGAGCCCTCCACGGTTACATTACATCATGAATTTACACGCGTTTCCTCGCCATCCGCCTATGCACTAAGCTAACTACTCGCCATGGGCCCACTCTGGTGTCGCTATGAAGGCCGCCGCTAAGTCTCCTCGCAAGGTGCCCGCCTGCATCCAAACCCTACTCTCGTTTGTGATTCCCTCCATAAGTCGCGTAAGGCATACTGCCGCCCCATCGAAGACTAGCGTTCCTGTACGCCACTGCGTCTTCACGTGATGCCCGTGCGCGCTATGCCTTGTGCACCAATCCTGCAATGTCTCACCCGCCTACGGCGCGCCGCTCGGAATGCCTAAGGCTGTGAAGACACGGGTCCAAACTTCCCGTGCCAGCAAGCACTCTACGAGTAGATGGCCGATTGTCTCATTGTGCTGGTCGCAAAAAGGACAGGCGTCCTGGTGTGGTAGGCCATGTCGCGCCAATTTGTCGGAGGTCCAACACCGGTTCATGATCGCTAGCCATGCGAAGAATCGACACCGGAGCGTAGTCCTAGAACGCCACGTGAATGCCGCGCGCGGTGGGCGATACTTGCCGTCCGGCAAACTTTGCCGCGTAGGCCGACCTGGCCGAGAACTCACCATTCTTCTCCCATGATCACGAGATGAAATCCGCAGTTCCCTCCTGAAGCTGCACCGCCGCTATCCTGGGCCAGATGCTCATATATTCCGTGATTCCGGCCATGTCGACTGGCCCGATGACCATGGCCCATCTACCTTGCGTAATGGCCTCAAATACTGTCCTTGCTTCTCTCGTTTGTGCCAGGACCGTACTGTACACCCGCGGTGCCAGCTCTTGTATCCGATAATCTTCGAGCCATCTATCTTCCCAAAACAGTGTGCCGCGTCCATCCCCAACGACAGCTGTTGTCGCCTGGAATAATTGCCTGGCTTCCTTCGGCACCGAGGATGTAAACTCCGTCCAGGGCCAATCCTGATCCACTGTATACAGGTTTTGCCATTTATAATGGTAAATTCTTCTTCTTTCTATTCATAACATGGCAAATTCGTTTTTCTGTTCACAGGACAAATTTCGTTATTGTCACATAGCAAATTCTATTATTGTCACATGACACATTCTTAAcattttcctttttctattaGTTTTCCGTTCGTAACATGGCAAAACAATTTGGTCATATGGCAAATTCATTTAAGGTCACATTGCTAATCCATaacattttcattttagtttgccgaggacgacggggacgacAAAGTGGATCCCTGCCTTTATGATGCAGTGCAGGTTTCATTTCTCCCTTCCTTTGTGTCTGACATCACAATAGGTGTCACGGCATACATATCTTACTCGTCTTTGGGCAGTACGCCTGGACGCGTACACGAGTGTGGCAGTACAAGAAGATGAAAACAGGGGCAAGAAACAGAGACGAAGGCGGGCTGCACCACCAGCACTGTCACCATCTCAGGCCAAAACTACGCTAAGCTAAGCAACTGGCTGATATAGCATAGCGAAAAGCCACTACTATGACATTTGGAGCTGCTACAAGTCAGCAATCTTACCCCCCCACCAAAAAACAACAAAACAACAGCAGCAGCTTGCTGGCTGTACAATGCACTTGTTTACACACCGACACCGACACCGACACCGATCAATGCATCCATTTTGATAGGGAATTTTCTACTTGAATCAATGCGAGGAAACCTTGGCCGGTTGTCATCAACCAATTTTGTACGCGGCGTGTACTACACACTTGTACCATCCTAATTTTGTACATGCGTCCCGCGTTACAGCTGCAGAACAGAGCGATGATTATTCCCCATCTAGTTTTCTCCGCAGATGATTGCGTGCCAGCCGGTATAGCGGAGCAATTAGGCAATTAGACGTGTCAGCGTCAATTGATTGAGCTGGGAACTACTCGGTGCCGCTGCCATGTTCCGGCCCTTGACTTCACAACCTTCGCCACGTGAGGCTTCCCCGGATTGCGCGGAGACATTCCGCGTACATTCCTCGTCTCCTCCGGCGCTCCTGAGCAATATATAGGACGGTCGTAGCTCTTCGCCATTACTCCAAGCACACAAGTTGTTGCAGATAGCGAATACAGTTACAAGCAGCAGCAGAGATAGCAGTAGCGGAGAGATGGTCAAGCTCGCCGCCCTCGCCTTGCTCGCGTTGCTGGGGTCCGTGGCGTGTCAAGGTGACAATGGCTCACCTGCGGAGTCACCGGCGTATTCTCCAAGCTCGGCCCCGGCGAGCTTGAAGACAATCAGTTACCCTCCGGCTGCGAGCCCCAGCCAGCCCATGCCGAGCCCAGTTGTGTTGAGCCCGAGCCCGCTCGCTCAGCCTCCTAGTCCTAGCATCGACCTAGGCGCACCGAGCCAAAGCCCGCCGGTATATCCACCGAGTGTGAGCCAACCCGCTCTTCCTCCGTCTGGTTCTTCCAGTGCCACGAGCGCAAGCTCACCGGAGTACCTTCCTAGCCCTAGCCCAAGCGTGTCTACTCAAACCCCACCCACATATTCACCTGACCCAAGTCCACCTACTAATTCAACTAGCCCAAGCCCTTCGAGCCCAAGCACAATTGCTTATCCACCGAGCCCAAGCCCTAGCCAATCCACATATCCTCCTAGCCCAAGCCCGATCAATACAAGACAACCCAATCCTCCCAGCCCAGATCCAGCATCTTATATTCCAAGCCCTAGCCCTAGCCCTAGCCCAAGCCCGGATAGCCCTGCTCCAGCCCCTTATCCTCCTATCTCAAACTCACCCAGCCCTGGGCTCAGTGTCGGTCACTACAGCTACTCCTGCCCAAATGCGGAGGCTATTGTCAGGGATGCCGTGAAGAACGCCACGGAGAAGAATCGCGGCACCGGCGCCGGGCTCATCCGCCTCTTCTTCCACGACTGCTTCGTGCGGGTAAATAATCCAGACGCTCACATCGCTTCTATTTAGTCTGATCAATACTCTTAATTAGCATTCCTCCATTCTTACATGCTGTGCGTGGCGTGATGGTTCAGGGGTGTGATGCTTCTGTTCTCCTCAACACGACCGGCTCCGGCGAACCCACAGAGTTGAAGGGCCCGCCGAACCTGACCCTCCGCGGCTTCGAGGTCATCGACGCGGCAAAGGCAGCGCTCGAGGAGGCCTGCCCCGGCGTTGTCTCGTGCGCGGACGTCCTCGCTTTCGCCGGCCGCGACGCCACCTTCTTCCTCACCAACCGCACGGCCGCCTACTTCCCCATGCCGGCCGGCCGCTACGACGGGCGCGTGTCTTTCGCCAACGAGACCACCCTCAACCTGCCGTCGCCCTCCTCAGGCCTCCAGCAGCTCAACCATAGCTTCCACGCCAAGGGGCTGAGTCTCGAGGACATGGTCACCCTTTCCGGCGCGCACTCCGTCGGCCGCTCCAGCTGCTCGTCCTTCCACGGCCGCCTCTCCCCCAACTCCTCCGACATGGACCCCGAGTTCGCGAGCTCCCTGCGGAAGCAATGCAGCAGCAGCGACCCCACGGCGATGCAGGACTTCAAGACCCCCGACGACCTGGACCGGCAGTACTACCAGAACGCCGTGGACCACAAGGTGCTGTTCACCTCCGACGCGGCGCTCATGGCGTCGAACGAGACGGCGAGGATGGTGCTCGATAACGCGCATGTCAGTGGGTTGTGGGAGAAGAAGTTTGCGGCGGCGATGGTAAAGATGGGCGGCGTCGGGGTCAAGACCAGCGCCGACGGCGAGATCAGGAAGAAATGCTGGATCATCAACAAAGTGTGACGTGTCGATCGATCAGGTGGTTCATCGTAAGACGGTCTCATTAATTGTTCGATGCCACATTCGGCACATGCATGCCGTTGGTGATGATTTTTTTTCTGGTTTATTTTTTTCAGACTAGGACATGCAAAATATAGTACTTCTGTTTGGAATTCTTTTGGCGTATATATGGAGTGAGAAACTTGGAACTACAAAATATTTTACACGAAGTATATTTGGTTCTATTCCCGCAAAAAAAGTATATTGGTTCTAGCGGCAAAGCAAACCATAATATTCCAACCTTGTTTGTCTTTGTGAATATGGAGTATCATTTTGAACACTTAGGTAAAGACTGAAACTTGGACGCCGACTTTTGGAAAATGGTTTCACCAAAACCCCAGTCATGAATAGTAAATTCTAAAAATATcatgaaaaataaaataaatccg contains:
- the LOC109761520 gene encoding peroxidase 2, which translates into the protein MVKLAALALLALLGSVACQGDNGSPAESPAYSPSSAPASLKTISYPPAASPSQPMPSPVVLSPSPLAQPPSPSIDLGAPSQSPPVYPPSVSQPALPPSGSSSATSASSPEYLPSPSPSVSTQTPPTYSPDPSPPTNSTSPSPSSPSTIAYPPSPSPSQSTYPPSPSPINTRQPNPPSPDPASYIPSPSPSPSPSPDSPAPAPYPPISNSPSPGLSVGHYSYSCPNAEAIVRDAVKNATEKNRGTGAGLIRLFFHDCFVRGCDASVLLNTTGSGEPTELKGPPNLTLRGFEVIDAAKAALEEACPGVVSCADVLAFAGRDATFFLTNRTAAYFPMPAGRYDGRVSFANETTLNLPSPSSGLQQLNHSFHAKGLSLEDMVTLSGAHSVGRSSCSSFHGRLSPNSSDMDPEFASSLRKQCSSSDPTAMQDFKTPDDLDRQYYQNAVDHKVLFTSDAALMASNETARMVLDNAHVSGLWEKKFAAAMVKMGGVGVKTSADGEIRKKCWIINKV